The Moritella sp. F3 genome contains a region encoding:
- a CDS encoding isocitrate dehydrogenase produces MTQTRITVIPGDGIGPDIIESAIQILDKAGCNFAYDFADAGLAALQTSGELLPKATLDLIEKNKVALKGPLTTPVGAGFTSINVSLRKHFNLYANLRPVLSFKGTRSRYENIDIITVRENTQGMYSGAGQILSDDGSEAEAKSIITRDGAERICVAAYELAKSENRKKVTAIHKANILKTTSGLFLEVAREVAKRYPEIESEEMIVDAACMNLVMYPERFDVIVTTNLFGDILSDLCAGLVGGLGMAPGANIGEDTAIFEAVHGSAPDIAGKNLANPTSVILAAIQMLEYLEMKTQADNIRNAVRDVIESGDRTTHDLGGTHGTTDFTQAILERL; encoded by the coding sequence ATGACGCAAACAAGAATTACAGTGATCCCAGGTGATGGTATTGGTCCGGATATTATTGAGTCTGCAATTCAAATTTTAGATAAAGCTGGCTGTAACTTCGCATATGACTTTGCTGATGCTGGTCTTGCTGCTCTACAAACTTCAGGTGAGCTACTACCAAAAGCGACATTAGATTTAATCGAAAAAAATAAAGTAGCATTAAAAGGTCCACTAACAACACCCGTTGGTGCCGGCTTTACTTCTATCAATGTATCATTACGTAAGCACTTCAATTTATACGCGAACTTACGCCCAGTATTATCGTTTAAAGGCACACGTAGCCGCTATGAAAATATTGATATCATTACCGTTCGTGAAAATACACAAGGTATGTACTCAGGTGCAGGTCAAATCCTATCTGATGACGGTAGCGAAGCTGAAGCAAAAAGCATTATTACCCGTGATGGCGCAGAGCGTATTTGTGTTGCTGCGTATGAATTAGCAAAATCAGAAAACCGTAAAAAAGTAACAGCGATCCATAAAGCGAACATCCTTAAAACAACATCAGGTCTGTTCCTTGAAGTCGCTCGTGAAGTGGCAAAACGTTACCCTGAAATCGAATCAGAAGAAATGATCGTTGATGCGGCATGCATGAACTTAGTTATGTACCCTGAACGTTTCGACGTGATTGTGACGACTAACTTATTCGGTGATATCTTATCTGACTTATGCGCAGGTTTAGTGGGCGGTCTGGGGATGGCTCCGGGCGCAAATATCGGTGAAGACACGGCTATCTTTGAAGCGGTACACGGTAGCGCACCTGATATTGCTGGTAAAAATCTAGCGAACCCAACATCTGTGATTTTAGCGGCGATTCAAATGCTAGAATACCTAGAGATGAAAACGCAAGCGGACAACATTCGTAACGCGGTACGTGATGTGATTGAATCTGGCGACAGAACAACACATGACTTAGGTGGTACTCACGGAACAACAGACTTTACCCAAGCTATCTTAGAACGCCTGTAA
- the xni gene encoding flap endonuclease Xni, with the protein MSKNHLLIIDALNLIRRVHAVQLNQSDDPAAQINATRETIKHAVRKLLSITAPTHVVAVFDAEQTGWRHQIYPEYKANRKPMPESLQQALTFIQDDLWELNVDSLLTEQDEADDLIATLAIKMSAQQQPVTIISTDKGYCQLLTPYIQIRDYFNKRWLDQEFIDDKFGVQPQQLADYWALVGISGSHLAGVAGIGPKTATQLLTQYPNLDAIYASETLKPKLREKLDTHKEMAYITQQLAQLKIDIPLGFNLKDLRYQP; encoded by the coding sequence ATGTCCAAAAATCACTTATTAATTATCGATGCATTAAATCTGATCCGTCGAGTACATGCTGTTCAACTCAATCAAAGTGATGATCCTGCTGCGCAAATTAACGCAACTCGTGAAACGATTAAACATGCAGTAAGAAAGCTGCTCTCGATCACGGCGCCGACGCATGTTGTCGCTGTGTTTGATGCAGAACAAACCGGTTGGCGACATCAGATCTATCCAGAATACAAGGCTAATCGTAAACCGATGCCAGAATCGCTACAACAAGCGCTGACGTTCATCCAAGATGATCTGTGGGAATTAAACGTCGACTCGCTGCTAACAGAGCAAGATGAAGCTGATGACTTAATTGCAACACTGGCGATAAAGATGTCAGCCCAACAACAACCAGTTACCATTATCTCAACAGATAAAGGCTACTGTCAGCTATTAACACCTTATATCCAAATCCGTGATTATTTTAATAAGCGTTGGTTAGACCAAGAGTTTATCGACGATAAATTTGGCGTACAACCACAGCAACTTGCCGATTATTGGGCATTGGTAGGGATCAGTGGCAGCCACTTAGCAGGCGTCGCCGGTATAGGTCCTAAAACAGCAACACAATTACTCACCCAGTATCCTAATTTAGATGCTATTTATGCTAGCGAAACGTTAAAACCCAAGCTGCGTGAAAAACTTGATACACATAAAGAGATGGCTTATATCACTCAACAACTCGCGCAACTCAAAATTGATATCCCGCTTGGATTTAATTTAAAAGACTTGAGATATCAACCTTAA
- the ppnN gene encoding nucleotide 5'-monophosphate nucleosidase PpnN codes for MITHIKPVGSMDLLSQLEVDRLQQKATSDLYLLFRNCSLAVLNSGSRTDSSSEILKAFRNFDISVVQQERGVKLELHNAPEQAFVDGEIIRGIQEHLFSVLRDILYVDSYIEKVPVPKKDLSSFLTNQVFSILRNARVIKSDSDPNMVVCWGGHSIRSPEYEYAKMVGHELGLREMNICTGCGPGAMEGPMKGATVGHAKQRVAQRRYLGLTEPSIIAAEPPNPIVNELVILPDIEKRLEAFVRLSHGIIIFPGGAGTAEELLYLLGIMMHPENKRQPLPIVLTGPKESEEYFTTIDDFIGATLGFEAQKYYQIIIDDAPSAAQIMKKAMQKTYEYRRAIGDAYSYNWSLKIELDFQVPFIPNHQHMAALNLNLEQAPEVLAMNLRKAFSGIVAGNVKDSGIKAIEKNGPFKLQGDPKLMQLMDNLLKSFIKQNRMKLPGSKYEPCYEIIKPS; via the coding sequence ATGATCACCCACATCAAACCCGTCGGTAGTATGGATCTACTATCACAGCTTGAAGTCGACCGCTTACAACAAAAAGCCACCAGCGATTTATATTTATTATTCCGAAATTGCTCGCTGGCGGTATTAAATTCAGGTTCTCGTACCGATTCAAGCAGTGAGATTTTAAAAGCCTTTCGTAATTTTGATATCAGCGTTGTACAGCAAGAACGCGGCGTCAAACTTGAACTACACAACGCGCCAGAGCAAGCCTTTGTCGATGGCGAAATAATTCGTGGTATTCAAGAGCATCTATTTTCTGTATTACGCGATATTCTCTATGTCGATAGCTACATTGAAAAAGTCCCTGTACCAAAAAAAGATCTATCCTCATTTTTAACTAACCAAGTATTTTCTATTTTACGTAATGCCCGTGTGATCAAATCAGACTCAGATCCCAACATGGTGGTGTGCTGGGGTGGCCACTCGATTCGCTCACCGGAATATGAATATGCCAAAATGGTAGGCCATGAATTAGGCTTACGCGAGATGAATATATGCACAGGCTGTGGCCCTGGTGCAATGGAAGGGCCAATGAAAGGTGCTACCGTTGGCCATGCCAAACAACGGGTAGCACAGCGTCGTTACCTTGGCCTAACAGAACCGAGCATCATCGCAGCAGAGCCGCCAAACCCTATCGTCAATGAGTTGGTGATCTTACCGGATATCGAAAAGCGCCTAGAGGCCTTTGTCCGTCTTTCGCACGGGATTATCATCTTCCCTGGTGGTGCTGGCACAGCAGAAGAGTTGCTATATCTATTGGGGATAATGATGCATCCCGAGAATAAACGTCAACCTTTACCGATCGTATTAACGGGGCCGAAAGAAAGTGAGGAGTACTTCACTACTATTGATGACTTTATTGGCGCTACATTAGGCTTTGAAGCACAAAAGTATTACCAAATCATTATTGATGATGCGCCCAGTGCCGCACAAATAATGAAAAAAGCGATGCAAAAAACCTACGAATACCGCCGCGCAATTGGTGATGCGTATTCTTATAATTGGAGTCTTAAAATTGAACTCGATTTTCAGGTGCCATTTATCCCCAACCATCAGCATATGGCAGCGTTAAACCTGAACCTTGAACAAGCACCAGAAGTACTCGCAATGAACCTGCGTAAAGCCTTTTCAGGCATTGTCGCTGGTAACGTTAAAGACTCGGGGATCAAGGCAATTGAAAAAAATGGTCCATTTAAACTACAAGGCGACCCGAAATTGATGCAATTAATGGACAATTTATTAAAAAGTTTCATAAAACAGAACAGAATGAAGCTTCCAGGTAGTAAATATGAGCCTTGTTATGAAATAATTAAACCTAGTTAA
- a CDS encoding diguanylate cyclase: MQISQDTHSAAPPSESNGYTKINTAMLLAFINRLLGATRGIDNELNIEVSKLKATLERSASDDEIITHIKQVERQVMLQPNVLSDTLKIADNAVSQAATSLINLLQHDPALTAELQLVLAEPKATAVVALQAKVQSLFCIYHNAIKNLQASSSDNGHNLSATAIAHKKICDDLQRLINELDFAGGFGSNLKKIRQRLLQGVESHELVDICLQIINNVIEGAREERLASKTFLHAIVEELNNIAYKFDNSLVDSNNINQKQMSLLENLKERIDILDLDISTCDNLAETKQHVQQGLEIISSSIQQQEQLLQDKIRLEAQIKAVQQQLEELKKETLLHTQRLEAQQHKLYLDSLTQVYNRTALDERFKLEFKRWQRYQTNTTIAMIDIDHFKNINDTFGHIAGDKALKIVARALQKSIKGADFIARFGGEEFVLLLTDLAPNEIQAVLDKLRNTIKSIPFRFKGKQISITISIGATQFTADDNETMEPFERADQALYEAKSSGRDKVIIRI; encoded by the coding sequence ATGCAGATATCACAAGATACGCATTCAGCAGCACCCCCAAGTGAGTCCAACGGCTACACTAAAATTAACACTGCAATGCTATTGGCCTTCATCAATCGTTTACTCGGTGCAACGCGAGGGATCGATAACGAGCTAAACATTGAAGTGAGTAAACTGAAAGCGACTCTTGAACGCAGTGCGTCTGACGATGAAATCATCACTCACATCAAACAAGTAGAACGTCAGGTCATGCTACAACCTAACGTACTATCTGATACCTTAAAAATTGCTGATAATGCCGTATCTCAAGCAGCTACGTCACTCATCAACTTGTTACAACACGATCCAGCACTGACCGCAGAATTACAATTAGTATTAGCGGAACCAAAAGCGACCGCAGTTGTTGCATTACAAGCTAAAGTACAATCACTGTTCTGCATTTATCATAATGCAATCAAAAATCTACAAGCATCTAGCAGTGATAACGGCCATAATCTATCAGCAACTGCAATAGCCCATAAAAAGATATGCGATGATTTACAACGCTTAATCAATGAATTGGACTTTGCAGGGGGCTTTGGCTCAAATCTAAAAAAAATCCGCCAACGCTTATTACAAGGTGTTGAAAGCCATGAACTCGTTGATATCTGCCTACAGATCATTAACAACGTTATTGAAGGTGCACGTGAAGAACGTCTAGCTTCAAAAACCTTCTTGCACGCCATCGTTGAAGAACTCAATAACATTGCTTATAAGTTTGATAACTCATTAGTTGATAGTAATAACATCAACCAAAAACAGATGAGTTTATTAGAGAATTTGAAAGAACGTATCGATATCTTAGATCTCGATATCAGCACCTGCGATAACTTAGCTGAAACCAAGCAACACGTTCAGCAAGGATTAGAGATCATTTCGAGTAGTATTCAGCAGCAGGAACAATTACTGCAGGATAAAATTAGACTTGAAGCACAAATAAAAGCAGTTCAACAGCAACTTGAAGAACTAAAAAAAGAAACGTTGCTGCATACTCAGCGTTTAGAAGCACAACAACATAAGCTCTATCTAGATTCATTAACGCAAGTCTATAACCGCACCGCATTAGATGAACGTTTTAAACTTGAATTCAAGCGCTGGCAGCGCTATCAAACTAATACCACCATCGCGATGATAGATATCGATCACTTTAAAAACATCAATGATACCTTCGGTCATATCGCCGGGGATAAAGCGCTTAAAATAGTGGCAAGAGCACTGCAAAAATCAATTAAAGGCGCTGATTTCATTGCTCGTTTTGGTGGTGAAGAATTCGTATTATTACTGACTGATTTAGCGCCAAATGAAATACAGGCTGTGCTAGATAAACTGCGTAATACCATTAAAAGTATACCGTTTAGATTTAAAGGGAAGCAGATCTCAATTACAATTTCAATTGGGGCGACCCAGTTCACTGCCGACGACAACGAGACAATGGAACCTTTCGAACGTGCCGACCAAGCATTATATGAAGCAAAAAGTTCGGGACGAGATAAAGTCATCATTAGGATCTAA
- a CDS encoding lipopolysaccharide assembly protein LapB: MILRFFYVLATLLFSTTVAASLFDQLTLPNSLKRSQQVQYSQPYQCIQIIDEFLQAQKKDVVSEVSRVSQIREKSVTPSDLVLIKQQKSLCYFYANNTGQAVVTLDKMLAKKNHNVPLHLRQQTLLIKSHILAQSTTLANFQLAQETIDQVLSSIDDNTYNPTANGYFALKIIAGEIALKLNDYQESMTLFREAQKYAAKTPLTNNAAWAAYAIGYNYQQQNKLTLAINFYSKAQQKLLDNKDTLNGLLTKKMSQAYIAEDNFKLAISFANQSAQYYQNLGNKLQLSDSLLALASMHRKIKEYNLSLVYYFNALDLLKVFDEKNRLNTVYFEVGKTYLQMGNFSLAEQYLLNAEQLFVSNGQSRLLLEALVHLANLAIQQQHYDKALARLNKALTIAGQLNNSKNFETVYLYLATAYEETDQYAKALDSYKQFVRYNKLSNFDAKKAVPVSNQHKENNEIKSQKIDQLQAQVTKLKQAKHNLIINVFLLASIMLIILYLYYVNSQKMKLQREEVEQLEDNYNLHPNTGLNNINSLKQYIPTPLQEARFYSDWEYTDKQNSVHSCAIINLDFLQALRQKYSLSLVNKIETELGAYLLLQLNDSERLFQLNDSQLLLIRKVNKNYDPAVIANYILDLFEQFDCQLNFNKDISIGMVSHPFLFKYPTAIDSKKLLNIATLALSGATQLSQKNKQNSWVQLSALTYTQPAFFHGDIWNRSKQAIEKGLVKVTSSTDKNDINWL, from the coding sequence ATGATTTTACGTTTTTTTTATGTTCTTGCTACACTCCTATTTAGCACCACCGTAGCAGCCAGCTTATTTGACCAGCTGACATTGCCTAATAGTCTAAAACGCAGCCAGCAAGTGCAATACAGTCAACCTTATCAATGCATTCAAATTATTGATGAGTTCTTACAGGCACAAAAAAAAGACGTCGTAAGCGAAGTTTCACGTGTTAGCCAGATCCGAGAAAAATCGGTTACCCCTTCCGATCTGGTACTCATTAAACAGCAAAAATCCCTGTGTTATTTCTACGCCAATAATACCGGTCAAGCCGTTGTGACACTTGATAAAATGCTGGCAAAAAAAAACCATAATGTGCCACTGCATTTACGCCAACAAACTCTGTTAATTAAAAGTCACATCTTAGCTCAATCAACAACCTTGGCTAATTTCCAGCTTGCACAAGAGACAATTGATCAAGTGCTCAGCAGTATTGATGACAATACGTATAATCCAACAGCTAATGGCTATTTTGCCCTCAAAATTATCGCAGGTGAGATCGCGCTCAAATTAAACGACTATCAAGAATCAATGACACTGTTTCGCGAGGCTCAAAAGTACGCAGCCAAAACACCACTCACCAATAATGCCGCTTGGGCTGCTTATGCGATTGGCTATAATTACCAACAACAAAATAAACTCACGTTGGCGATTAATTTTTACAGCAAAGCACAGCAAAAATTACTCGATAATAAAGACACGCTCAATGGCCTACTCACTAAAAAAATGAGTCAGGCATATATCGCCGAAGATAACTTTAAACTGGCGATCAGTTTTGCGAACCAGTCTGCACAATATTACCAAAACCTCGGTAACAAACTGCAACTTTCTGATTCTTTATTAGCTCTTGCTAGTATGCATCGAAAAATAAAAGAATATAATTTATCCTTAGTGTATTACTTTAACGCCTTAGATTTATTGAAAGTATTCGATGAAAAAAATAGATTAAATACCGTTTATTTCGAAGTGGGTAAAACCTATTTGCAAATGGGTAACTTTAGCTTAGCAGAGCAGTATTTACTCAACGCCGAGCAACTTTTTGTTAGCAACGGTCAAAGCCGCTTGTTACTTGAAGCACTCGTACATTTAGCTAATTTAGCGATCCAACAACAACACTACGACAAAGCATTAGCGCGATTAAATAAAGCGTTAACGATTGCGGGCCAACTCAATAACAGTAAAAACTTTGAAACCGTCTATTTGTATCTTGCAACAGCGTATGAAGAAACAGATCAATACGCCAAAGCGCTTGATAGCTACAAACAGTTCGTGCGTTACAATAAACTATCTAACTTTGACGCAAAAAAAGCAGTGCCAGTGTCAAATCAACACAAAGAAAATAATGAAATAAAATCACAAAAAATAGACCAGTTACAAGCGCAAGTAACCAAACTTAAACAAGCCAAGCATAACTTGATTATTAATGTGTTCTTATTGGCCTCGATTATGTTGATTATTCTGTATTTGTACTACGTTAATAGTCAAAAAATGAAGCTACAACGCGAAGAAGTTGAACAGCTCGAAGATAACTACAACCTCCACCCGAATACCGGCTTGAATAACATCAACAGTCTCAAGCAGTATATCCCTACGCCATTACAAGAGGCCCGATTTTACTCGGATTGGGAATATACTGATAAACAGAATAGTGTCCACAGCTGTGCTATTATCAACCTGGATTTTTTACAAGCTTTACGTCAGAAATATAGCCTTTCCCTGGTTAATAAGATCGAAACCGAGTTAGGTGCTTATTTACTACTACAACTGAATGATTCTGAACGTTTATTCCAGTTAAACGACTCACAGTTATTATTGATTCGAAAAGTAAATAAAAACTATGATCCAGCTGTCATTGCTAACTATATTTTAGATTTGTTTGAGCAATTTGACTGCCAACTGAATTTTAATAAAGACATCTCAATAGGCATGGTTTCTCACCCGTTCTTATTTAAATACCCAACGGCGATAGACAGTAAAAAACTGTTAAATATAGCGACCTTAGCCTTATCCGGCGCGACTCAATTAAGCCAAAAAAACAAACAAAATAGCTGGGTGCAATTAAGTGCATTAACCTACACACAACCAGCATTTTTCCATGGTGATATTTGGAATCGCTCTAAACAAGCAATTGAAAAAGGCTTAGTTAAAGTCACCTCATCAACCGACAAGAATGATATTAATTGGCTGTAA
- the queF gene encoding NADPH-dependent 7-cyano-7-deazaguanine reductase QueF (Catalyzes the NADPH-dependent reduction of 7-cyano-7-deazaguanine (preQ0) to 7-aminomethyl-7-deazaguanine (preQ1) in queuosine biosynthesis) → MTPANRYQDSTALDKLNLGQKTEYISQYQPSLLQPVPRQLNRDDLALSEQLPFTGCDLWNLYELSWLNSKGKPIVAVAEVKVCATSVNLIESKSFKLYLNSFNQTRFTSTQEVTETLQRDLASCAEGAVEVEMFDDLDTAPSQITKISGTCIDHLDIDVDGYEFNAELLQGAADSCDQVDEVIYSHLLKSNCLVTNQPDWGSVYIAYQGNKIDQEALLRYLISFRQHNEFHEQCVERIFTDIMHFCKPEQLTVYARYTRRGGLDINPFRTNCDAKIDNIRLIRQ, encoded by the coding sequence CTCAATACCAACCTAGCTTGTTACAACCAGTACCAAGACAATTGAATCGAGATGATCTGGCGCTATCAGAGCAATTACCATTCACAGGCTGTGATCTATGGAACTTATATGAGCTGTCTTGGTTAAATAGCAAAGGCAAACCAATTGTAGCCGTTGCTGAAGTAAAGGTGTGCGCGACGTCAGTCAATTTAATTGAATCTAAGTCATTCAAACTGTATTTAAACAGCTTCAACCAAACTCGTTTTACCTCGACACAAGAGGTGACCGAAACACTACAACGCGATTTAGCGAGCTGTGCTGAAGGCGCTGTTGAAGTCGAAATGTTCGATGACTTGGATACTGCGCCAAGCCAAATCACCAAAATTAGCGGCACTTGCATTGACCACCTTGATATTGACGTCGATGGTTATGAATTTAATGCTGAGCTATTACAAGGAGCTGCAGATAGCTGTGACCAAGTTGATGAAGTCATCTACAGTCATTTACTTAAATCAAACTGCCTTGTCACTAACCAGCCAGATTGGGGCAGCGTTTATATTGCTTACCAAGGTAACAAAATCGACCAAGAAGCATTATTACGCTATTTAATCTCATTCCGTCAGCATAATGAGTTTCATGAGCAATGCGTTGAACGTATTTTTACCGATATAATGCACTTCTGTAAGCCAGAGCAATTAACTGTTTATGCTCGCTATACCCGCAGAGGTGGATTGGATATCAATCCATTCAGAACCAATTGTGATGCCAAAATCGATAATATTCGCTTAATCCGCCAATAA